The following coding sequences lie in one Dehalococcoidia bacterium genomic window:
- a CDS encoding AzlD domain-containing protein, translated as MSAIWIILTMAVAVYALRLSGFLLASGSLARGGENVLQFVPVATLSALIVSGLAARPAEGTPRLLALLAGALAARRSGAALLCILGGMAAYWLLRLL; from the coding sequence GTGAGCGCCATCTGGATCATCCTGACGATGGCCGTGGCGGTGTACGCGCTGCGGCTCTCCGGCTTCCTGCTGGCAAGCGGGTCACTGGCGCGCGGCGGCGAGAACGTCTTGCAGTTCGTGCCGGTGGCGACGCTCAGCGCACTGATCGTTTCCGGTCTCGCGGCGCGGCCGGCGGAAGGGACGCCGCGGCTGCTGGCGTTGCTGGCCGGCGCCCTGGCGGCGCGACGCAGCGGCGCGGCCTTGCTCTGCATCCTCGGCGGCATGGCCGCATACTGGCTGCTGCGGCTGCTGTGA
- a CDS encoding GNAT family N-acetyltransferase: MSTSTDCGLSVRHDLRPGDLGRVTEQHGVLYAAEYSFDHTFEAYVAQSLAEFALTLPAAGSRIWLAEDNGRLVGSVGILRREHDAAQLRWFLVDPAARGQGLGQRLLDEALAFCRASEYTSVYLWTVSLLTAAGRRYRAAGFRKTEEQTHALWGTVVTEERYDLALDPPGPGGSLEPDVV; this comes from the coding sequence ATGAGCACGAGCACGGATTGTGGCTTGAGCGTCCGCCACGACCTGCGCCCGGGCGACCTCGGCCGGGTCACGGAGCAGCACGGCGTGCTGTACGCCGCCGAGTACAGCTTCGATCACACCTTTGAGGCGTATGTCGCGCAGTCGTTGGCCGAGTTCGCGCTCACCCTGCCGGCGGCCGGCAGCCGCATCTGGCTGGCGGAGGACAACGGCCGGCTCGTGGGCTCAGTCGGCATTCTGCGGCGCGAGCATGACGCGGCGCAGCTGCGCTGGTTCCTGGTCGACCCCGCCGCACGGGGGCAGGGGCTCGGCCAGCGTCTCCTCGACGAGGCGCTGGCCTTCTGCCGCGCGTCGGAGTACACGTCCGTATACCTGTGGACCGTCAGCCTGCTGACGGCCGCGGGGCGCCGCTACCGGGCGGCCGGCTTCCGCAAGACCGAGGAGCAGACGCACGCGCTCTGGGGCACGGTGGTCACGGAAGAGCGGTACGACCTGGCGCTGGACCCGCCCGGCCCCGGAGGGTCATTGGAACCCGACGTCGTCTAG